The sequence below is a genomic window from Myxococcus xanthus.
CGCTTCAGCGTGGCGTCCATGAGCTGCGACAGGTCCGCGATGGCGTCGAAGATTTGCGTGAAGCCGGCATCCTGCTGTGTCACCGCGGCGGCAATCTGCCGGGCCGCGGTGGAGTTCTCCTGGGCGATGCGAGACAGCTCCCGCAGCGAGTCCCCTGACGCCCGCATCTGGTCCAGGCCCGTGCCAATGGTCTGCACGCCGGCCTCCCCCATCTTCGCCGCGTCGCGGATGCCCGTGCTGATGTCCTGGAGGATGCCGCGGATGCGCCGCGTGGCCTGGATGGACTGGTCCGACAGGCCGCGAATCTCGCGGGCCACCACCGCGAAGCCCCGCCCCTGCTCGCCCGAGCGCGCCGCCTCGATGGCCGCGTTGACCGCCAGGAGGTGGGACTGGTCCGCCAGGTCCTTCACCGTCTCGGTGATTTCGCCAATCTGCGTGGTGCTCTGGGCCAACCGCGTCAGCCGTTCCTGGATGCCGTCCACCACGCGGCGGATGTCCGCCAGGCCGTTGAGACTCCGCTCCACGGCGGACTCTCCCTGCTGTCCCAGGGCCTCCGAGCGGCGGGCCACTTGAAGCACCTCCTCCGCTCGCTCGACGGCCATCAGCGACGTGCGCCGAATCTCCTCCGACGTCATCTGCGCCTCGTGCAGCGCGGACGCCTGACGGACCAGGCTCTGCTGGTGCTCATCGTGCGAATCCCGAAGGTGGCGCCCCGCGCCGCTCAGCCGCGTGGCGGAGGCATTGAGCGCCAGGGGCAACTGCCGCAGGCGAACGAGCACCGCGTTCATACCAGCCGACAAGTCCCCCATCTCATCCGTGGACACCCATGCGGGCGAGACGACGCGCCCCGCGGACAGTGACTCGATGGCCACGCCCACCGCGCCCGCCGCGTGTGCCTGACGACGCGCCAGCATCCAGGTGGTGACGGCGGGAATCGCCAGCAATCCGCCCACCCAGGCCAGCCCGAACGCCAATTCACCCGCCAGCATGCCGCCCATGCCCATCAGCGTCTCCGCCGAGCCGTGCGCGCCCTCCGCCACCAGCGCATTGTGCAGTTCGTCCCGGACGCCTTGCAGCTTCACCAGCACCACGCACCCGCTCAGCACCAACGCGCAGATGCTGGAGCCAATGAAGGTGACGGGCATGAACCAGGCCTGCCGCGGCCAGAAGAAGCCTCCGCCCTTGAGCGCCATCGTCGGGTCCTTGCGCTGCTCCTCCAGCGCCAGCGGCAACAGCAACCGCTCCAGCGTGACGCTGATGGGAAAGCCCTGCACCACGCCGAAGCAGATGCCGATGAGCGTGCCCACCACGACCAGGGACAGGTCCTTCTTCCACAGCAGGCACACGTGGAGGCTGAACCAGAGACCTCCCAGCGTCCACGCGCCCCACGAGGATGCGACCGCCGCGCGCCACGGCAGGCGCAGGATTCGCTCCAGCCGCGCGCCGGGCGTGTCCTCCGGCCGCTCCCGCAGCGCGCCGTTTACCAGCACGTGCATCACAAACGCGGGATAGGCGATGCCCAGGCCCACGATGATGGGCGGCAGCACCCACGCCACCGCAATCAGGCCCGACCAACCCGCCACGCCCATGGCCATGCCATTGAGATACGCGGCGATGGGCGCCACCGGCAGCACCCACAACATGAACACCTTGAGCGCACGTCCCCGGTACTCCTGGATGACCTTGTCTTCGGCATTCATGTGGCACATCCCCCCGAGGCCATGGGCTCACACCCCGAGGGCAGAGCCGGAAGTCCTCACCCGCAAGTACGGCACTCTCCGCGCGAAGCGGACAGGCGGGTCATCCGGAAGCTGCCGCCTTCCGGACAGAGCACATGAAACACGGGGCCCACGAGCCCACGCGGGGCCTCGAATTGTGCGGGAGGCGCACCAGAGGGCTGTGC
It includes:
- a CDS encoding methyl-accepting chemotaxis protein is translated as MNAEDKVIQEYRGRALKVFMLWVLPVAPIAAYLNGMAMGVAGWSGLIAVAWVLPPIIVGLGIAYPAFVMHVLVNGALRERPEDTPGARLERILRLPWRAAVASSWGAWTLGGLWFSLHVCLLWKKDLSLVVVGTLIGICFGVVQGFPISVTLERLLLPLALEEQRKDPTMALKGGGFFWPRQAWFMPVTFIGSSICALVLSGCVVLVKLQGVRDELHNALVAEGAHGSAETLMGMGGMLAGELAFGLAWVGGLLAIPAVTTWMLARRQAHAAGAVGVAIESLSAGRVVSPAWVSTDEMGDLSAGMNAVLVRLRQLPLALNASATRLSGAGRHLRDSHDEHQQSLVRQASALHEAQMTSEEIRRTSLMAVERAEEVLQVARRSEALGQQGESAVERSLNGLADIRRVVDGIQERLTRLAQSTTQIGEITETVKDLADQSHLLAVNAAIEAARSGEQGRGFAVVAREIRGLSDQSIQATRRIRGILQDISTGIRDAAKMGEAGVQTIGTGLDQMRASGDSLRELSRIAQENSTAARQIAAAVTQQDAGFTQIFDAIADLSQLMDATLKRLESTQEATDTLRVVSDDVARMARQFNATG